The following are from one region of the Uranotaenia lowii strain MFRU-FL unplaced genomic scaffold, ASM2978415v1 HiC_scaffold_178, whole genome shotgun sequence genome:
- the LOC129759521 gene encoding DNA replication licensing factor Mcm7, whose protein sequence is MQRDYTADKETIKSFLAEFHKEDDNGKKVFVYARQMTNIAHREQVGLTIDLDDVSNYNDQLAEAIQKNARRYVKLFSDSVFELLPSYKERDVVNKDPLDIYIEHRLLMQSRTRNPQESRDERNSICSELIKRYEVYFKAPSVSKALSIREIKAESIGKLVTVRGIVTRCTEVKPMMTVATYTCDRCGAETYQPVSSLSFMPVLDCPSEDCRVNKSGGRLYLQTRGSKFMKFQEIKIQEHSDQVPVGHIPRSLTVMCRGETTRGAQPGDHVVISGIFLPIQRSGFKAVVSGLLSETFLDAHRIVCLNKSDDGDMSNELSEDELAELAKDDFYTRMASSLAPEIYGHLDVKKALLLLLVGGVDRSPDGMKIRGNINICLMGDPGVAKSQLLGYIDRLAVRSQYTTGRGSSGVGLTAAVMKDPLTGEMILEGGALVLADQGVCCIDEFDKMEEGDRVAIHEVMEQQTISIAKAGIMTCLNARVSILAAANPAYGRYNPRRTIAQNILLPAALLSRFDLLWLIQDKPDRDNDLRLAKHITFVHSHGKQPPSRIKTLDMSLIRRYIQLCKRKTPVITPELSDYIVNAYVELRREARNNRDMTFTSARNLLGILRLSTALARLRLADEVDKDDVQEALRLLEMSKDSLNQTEQKTTHVANTSDKIFALVRELAGASKTVKISDVMERCTTKGYKPDQVDACIEEYEELNVWQVNQTRTTITFI, encoded by the exons ATGCAGCGTGATTATACCGCAGATAAAG AAACCATTAAATCGTTTCTGGCCGAATTCCACAAGGAGGACGATAACGGAAAGAAGGTTTTCGTCTATGCCCGGCAAATGACCAATATTGCTCACCGGGAACAGGTCGGATTGACTATCGATTTGGACGATGTGTCCAACTATAACGATCAGCTGGCGGAGGCAATTCAGAAGAATGCCCGGCGTTACGTTAAGCTGTTCTCGGATAGCGTTTTCGAGCTGCTGCCTTCGTACAAGGAACGAGACGTGGTCAACAAGGATCCGTTGGACATTTACATCGAGCATCGTTTGTTGATGCAGTCGAGGACCAGAAATCCTCAAGAATCGCGCGATGAACGCAATTCGATTTGCTCCGAGTTGATCAAGCGATATGAGGTTTACTTCAAGGCCCCAAGCGTCAGCAAAGCTCTTTCTATTCGAGAGATTAAAGCGGAGTCTATTGGCAAGCTTGTAACGGTCCGTGGTATTGTGACCAGATGTACCGAAGTCAAACCAATGATGACTGTTGCTACCTACACTTGCGATCGCTGCGGAGCTGAAACTTATCAGCCGGTTTCATCGTTGAGTTTCATGCCAGTTTTGGATTGTCCCTCGGAGGATTGCCGGGTTAACAAATCTGGCGGTCGATTGTATCTGCAAACTCGAGGTTCCAAGTTCATGAAATTCCAGGAAATCAAGATTCAGGAGCACAGCGATCAAGTTCCGGTTGGCCATATTCCTCGCTCGCTGACGGTGATGTGCCGTGGGGAAACTACTCGAGGTGCTCAGCCAGGAGATCACGTTGTGATCAGTGGAATTTTCCTACCAATTCAACGCAGTGGCTTCAAGGCTGTTGTATCTGGTCTCTTGAGCGAAACTTTCCTGGATGCTCACCGGATTGTATGCCTGAACAAGTCTGATGATGGAGACATGAGCAATGAGCTGTCCGAGGATGAACTGGCTGAATTGGCCAAGGATGATTTCTATACAAGAATGGCTAGCAGTTTGGCTCCAGAAATTTACGGACATCTTGATGTTAAGAAAGCTTTGCTACTGTTGCTGGTTGGAGGCGTAGATCGCAGCCCGGATGGAATGAAGATCCGTGGTAACATCAACATCTGTTTGATGGGTGATCCTGGTGTAGCCAAGTCTCAGCTTTTGGGTTACATCGACCGTCTAGCTGTTCGTAGCCAGTACACCACGGGACGAGGATCCTCAGGAGTTGGTTTAACTGCGGCCGTCATGAAGGATCCACTCACAGGAGAAATGATCCTGGAAGGTGGAGCTTTAGTTTTGGCTGATCAAGGCGTCTGCTGCATTGACGAGTTCGATAAAATGGAAGAAGGCGACCGGGTTGCTATTCACGAGGTCATGGAACAGCAAACCATCTCAATTGCCAAAGCCGGCATCATGACATGTCTGAATGCTCGTGTTTCCATTCTGGCCGCTGCTAATCCAGCCTATGGACGTTATAATCCACGTCGTACCATCGCTCAAAATATCCTACTTCCAGCTGCCTTGCTGTCTCGTTTCGATCTTCTCTGGCTCATCCAGGACAAACCGGATCGCGATAACGATCTTCGTCTGGCTAAGCACATCACCTTCGTACACAGCCATGGCAAACAGCCTCCATCGCGCATCAAGACTCTCGATATGTCCCTGATCCGTCGCTACATTCAGCTCTGCAAACGCAAGACTCCAGTCATCACTCCGGAACTATCCGATTACATTGTCAACGCATACGTAGAACTCCGTCGTGAAGCTCGCAACAATCGTGATATGACCTTCACCTCGGCCCGGAACCTGCTGGGAATTTTGCGTCTCTCCACAGCTCTCGCCCGTCTACGTTTGGCCGATGAAGTCGACAAGGATGATGTCCAGGAGGCACTTCGACTGCTGGAGATGTCCAAGGATTCGTTGAACCAAACCGAACAGAAGACCACACA CGTCGCCAACACATCGGACAAGATCTTCGCCCTGGTACGAGAGCTGGCCGGTGCCAGCAAGACGGTCAAAATTTCCGACGTCATGGAGCGCTGCACGACCAAGGGATACAAACCGGACCAGGTGGACGCTTGCATCGAAGAGTACGAGGAGCTGAACGTGTGGCAGGTTAATCAGACCAGAACCACCATTACCTTTATCTAA